In the genome of Balneola sp., one region contains:
- a CDS encoding endo-1,4-beta-xylanase has translation MRIPINLFLFVLLITSMACKDSSTSPEEEVDNTPSLRNNVPYPFGAAIQTWHLNDGNYVGVMRDEFSSLTAEYEMKMSPMYNDPSAIDFSDTDEFMEFAEALDIRVHGHALIWHSATPSWIENFSGSDAEFEELIENYIKTVVGRYRGQIASWDVVNEAFEDGGSNELRNSVFRQRMGDDYVAKCFQWAREADPDVLLFYNDYGMSQNGSKLDRVMSMIDDFGERGIPIDGVGYQMHISYNWPSISQIQGATGKAVSRDLLIHYSELDIRVNPEAEQTSYTLELDNRFTDRMMEIIELYDDVPEELQFGITMWGVKDDDTWLRSFWDNQDEWPLLYNEDFTPKTAYQSILDFYSN, from the coding sequence ATGCGCATTCCTATTAATCTATTTCTGTTTGTACTACTAATCACTTCAATGGCTTGTAAGGATTCGAGTACGTCTCCTGAAGAAGAAGTTGATAATACGCCAAGTCTACGGAATAATGTGCCATATCCATTTGGTGCTGCAATTCAAACATGGCACCTTAATGACGGAAATTATGTGGGAGTAATGAGAGATGAGTTTTCAAGTCTTACCGCAGAATATGAAATGAAAATGAGCCCGATGTATAATGATCCGTCAGCGATTGATTTTTCAGATACAGATGAGTTCATGGAGTTTGCTGAAGCATTAGATATACGTGTGCACGGGCATGCGCTCATTTGGCATAGCGCTACTCCATCATGGATTGAAAATTTTTCAGGGTCTGATGCTGAGTTTGAGGAGCTTATAGAAAATTACATCAAAACAGTAGTTGGCAGATATAGAGGCCAAATAGCAAGCTGGGATGTGGTTAATGAGGCGTTTGAGGACGGTGGATCAAATGAACTCAGGAATAGCGTATTTCGTCAAAGGATGGGTGATGACTATGTTGCAAAATGTTTTCAATGGGCTAGAGAAGCTGATCCGGATGTATTACTCTTTTACAACGATTATGGAATGTCACAAAATGGCTCTAAACTGGATCGGGTGATGAGTATGATCGACGATTTCGGAGAGAGGGGGATTCCTATTGATGGTGTGGGGTATCAAATGCACATAAGTTATAACTGGCCTTCGATTAGCCAAATACAAGGAGCAACAGGTAAAGCTGTATCCAGAGATTTACTCATACATTATTCAGAACTAGATATTCGCGTTAACCCTGAAGCAGAACAGACTTCATATACTCTAGAGCTGGATAATCGATTTACAGATAGGATGATGGAAATCATTGAACTCTATGACGATGTACCCGAAGAACTACAATTTGGGATTACTATGTGGGGAGTAAAGGATGATGACACCTGGCTTCGAAGTTTTTGGGATAATCAGGATGAATGGCCATTGTTATATAATGAAGATTTTACTCCAAAAACTGCTTATCAAAGTATTTTAGATTTCTACTCGAACTGA
- the pdxA gene encoding 4-hydroxythreonine-4-phosphate dehydrogenase PdxA, translating into MESNKPIIGISIGDVNGIGPEIILKALDHIDLKKSSPLIIAPKSVLEYYAILLKRAVHVNTCQYIDQIEPDTINLLSLPDHGIEIKPGVLDKKSGLIAMQSIELGIELAMNEITQALVTCPISKEAVNLAGYSIPGHTEFLAEETDTSEVLMILLTDTLRVALVTGHIPVKKVSAEINEGLILRKLHILNEALIHQFGIEQPNIAVLGLNPHSGDGGVIGKEEINVIEPTLKKAKELGITVTGPFPADGFFGQQLFNEFDAILAMYHDQGLTPFKLLSFGKGVNFTAGLPIIRTSPDHGTAFDIAGHGMATISSFLEAYNLAVSMATKRIDV; encoded by the coding sequence ATGGAAAGCAATAAGCCAATAATTGGAATAAGTATCGGAGATGTTAATGGAATTGGTCCTGAGATAATTCTTAAAGCATTGGACCATATTGATTTAAAAAAATCATCTCCACTTATTATTGCTCCTAAATCTGTTCTGGAATATTACGCTATCCTTCTTAAACGTGCAGTTCATGTAAACACCTGCCAGTACATTGATCAGATTGAACCAGATACTATAAATCTGTTAAGTCTCCCGGATCATGGAATAGAAATAAAGCCGGGGGTTCTGGATAAAAAGAGTGGGCTTATCGCAATGCAATCCATTGAGCTTGGTATTGAACTCGCTATGAATGAAATAACTCAAGCACTGGTAACCTGTCCTATTTCTAAAGAAGCGGTCAATCTGGCTGGCTATTCAATCCCTGGTCATACCGAGTTCTTGGCTGAAGAAACAGATACGTCTGAAGTTCTGATGATCCTTCTAACTGATACACTTAGAGTAGCGCTGGTAACAGGGCATATTCCAGTTAAAAAGGTATCTGCAGAAATAAATGAAGGACTAATTCTCAGAAAGCTCCATATCCTAAACGAAGCCCTTATCCATCAGTTTGGAATTGAGCAACCCAATATTGCAGTTCTGGGTTTAAACCCTCATTCAGGAGATGGTGGAGTTATTGGAAAAGAAGAAATCAATGTAATTGAACCAACTTTGAAAAAGGCAAAGGAGTTAGGAATAACAGTAACTGGACCATTTCCTGCCGACGGTTTTTTTGGACAGCAACTTTTTAACGAATTCGATGCAATACTAGCGATGTATCATGATCAGGGATTGACTCCTTTTAAACTACTTTCCTTTGGTAAAGGAGTAAACTTTACTGCTGGCCTACCAATTATCAGAACTTCGCCGGATCATGGAACAGCATTTGATATTGCCGGACATGGAATGGCCACTATTTCTTCTTTTCTTGAAGCCTATAATCTGGCCGTAAGCATGGCAACAAAAAGGATCGATGTCTGA
- a CDS encoding GWxTD domain-containing protein, with protein MQKRFILIVTLLFVALPLLAQRSNRVNYTTLMNRANAPQIFIDEIVLPNEDGNTNLSVIFRFDNDFLPYKKISPSDDIIGPEGMEYFTIVRLNSEIFKGKYSRRRSATDVGIATRDLWVDTLYTKTFEETESKGLYASGSLTNILEPGEYNYVLQLSLMENTRERNSNRQNIRIWDWEEKKSGEVYLIKEGSADSDMVLMNMNDNVLFGKDFKALVRIPNYSEDAEYTLNVHKARTVRRDTIKVESIYSKTIGSEEISSGVIPVLEQGIDPTLRFKDTEMNFTYVLLDIPNKEFENAAYMIEVTSSTAEKPIAKSFFRSYWPNMPASLLNLDIALNNMQYIVSETQLKELKSGSSKEKEEKFRAFWESRDPTPNTVYNELMTEYYRRVDYAFREFRNPGNPNGHETDQGEIYIKFGPPESTDRKFPSQGNVIEVWEYPNRTFVFEQSSGFGDFVLRGTD; from the coding sequence ATGCAAAAAAGGTTCATCCTAATAGTTACGCTTCTCTTTGTAGCTCTTCCACTTCTTGCTCAACGTTCGAATAGAGTGAATTATACCACCTTAATGAACAGAGCTAATGCACCACAAATCTTTATCGATGAAATTGTATTACCTAATGAAGATGGTAATACGAATCTTTCTGTGATTTTCAGATTCGATAACGACTTTCTTCCATATAAGAAGATTTCCCCTTCTGATGATATTATCGGGCCTGAAGGCATGGAATACTTTACAATTGTAAGATTGAACTCTGAGATTTTTAAAGGAAAGTATTCCCGTCGAAGAAGTGCTACAGATGTTGGTATTGCTACCAGAGATCTTTGGGTAGATACCTTATATACAAAAACATTTGAGGAGACGGAATCAAAGGGATTATATGCTTCGGGTTCTCTTACAAATATATTAGAGCCAGGAGAATATAATTATGTGCTACAGCTAAGTTTGATGGAAAATACCCGAGAGAGAAATTCTAATAGACAGAATATTCGCATTTGGGATTGGGAAGAAAAGAAGTCAGGAGAAGTTTATCTCATTAAAGAAGGAAGTGCTGATTCAGATATGGTTTTGATGAATATGAACGACAATGTACTTTTTGGTAAAGATTTTAAAGCCCTGGTGAGGATCCCTAATTATTCTGAAGACGCTGAATATACCTTGAATGTGCATAAAGCAAGGACTGTGCGAAGAGACACAATTAAGGTTGAATCTATCTATTCAAAAACCATAGGCTCTGAAGAAATTTCTTCTGGGGTAATTCCTGTTCTTGAACAAGGTATCGATCCTACGCTAAGATTTAAGGACACAGAAATGAATTTCACTTATGTGTTATTGGACATACCAAACAAAGAATTCGAGAATGCTGCCTATATGATTGAGGTAACTTCTTCCACTGCCGAAAAACCCATTGCAAAAAGTTTCTTCAGATCATATTGGCCTAATATGCCAGCTAGTTTGTTAAATCTCGATATAGCACTGAATAATATGCAGTACATCGTAAGCGAAACTCAATTGAAAGAGCTTAAGTCAGGTAGCAGTAAAGAAAAAGAAGAGAAATTCAGAGCATTTTGGGAAAGCAGAGATCCTACTCCAAATACAGTTTATAACGAATTAATGACCGAATACTATCGAAGAGTAGACTATGCCTTCAGAGAATTCCGTAACCCCGGGAACCCAAACGGTCATGAAACTGATCAGGGAGAAATCTATATAAAATTTGGGCCTCCTGAATCAACAGATCGAAAATTCCCCTCTCAAGGAAACGTAATTGAAGTTTGGGAATATCCGAACAGAACTTTTGTATTTGAGCAAAGTTCAGGATTTGGAGATTTTGTACTTCGTGGTACAGATTAA
- a CDS encoding acyl-CoA carboxylase subunit beta — protein MNGTSTHWLQHLIEELRKQEEVIKLGGGISRIEKEHAKGKLTARERIETLIDKGSDFFELGLWAGHEMYEDVGGCPAGGVVTGIGTVQGRQCMIVANDATVKAGAWFPITAKKNLRAQEIAIENHIPLIYLVDSAGVFLPMQDEIFPDKEHFGRMFRNNAVISAKGIPQIAAIMGSCVAGGAYLPIMSDEALIVDGTGSVFLAGSYLVKAAIGESVDNETLGGATTHTEISGVTDYKMKDDAECIQTIRDLVDKLGPFETAGFNRTEAKEPKRPASDIFDILPEQRTSPYNMFELLDCIIDEDSFTEFKKGYGQSLITGYARIDGWSVGIVANQRTINKTKSGEMQIGGVIYSDSADKAARFIMNCNQKRIPLIFLQDVTGFMIGKRSEHGGIIKDGAKMVNAMANSTVPKITIVIGNSYGAGNYAMCGRAYDPRFMYAWPTANIAVMSGASAAKTLLQIKLAALKKKGEEPTEEEQAEMMSEVTENYNKQTDVRYAAARLWIDGIIHPLNTRERISKALACANLNPTIPEYKTGVIQV, from the coding sequence ATGAATGGTACATCTACACATTGGCTTCAACACCTTATTGAAGAACTTAGAAAACAAGAAGAAGTTATTAAGCTGGGAGGGGGGATTTCTAGAATTGAAAAAGAGCATGCAAAAGGAAAACTAACGGCTCGTGAAAGAATTGAAACTTTAATTGACAAAGGATCTGATTTTTTTGAATTAGGATTGTGGGCAGGTCATGAAATGTATGAAGATGTAGGCGGATGTCCAGCTGGTGGTGTAGTCACCGGTATTGGAACGGTTCAAGGCAGACAATGTATGATCGTAGCAAATGACGCCACAGTAAAAGCAGGAGCATGGTTTCCTATCACCGCAAAGAAAAATCTTAGAGCTCAGGAAATAGCTATTGAGAATCATATTCCACTAATCTACTTGGTAGATTCAGCCGGTGTTTTTCTCCCAATGCAGGATGAAATATTTCCGGACAAAGAGCACTTTGGACGAATGTTCAGAAACAACGCAGTTATATCGGCAAAAGGGATTCCTCAAATTGCTGCTATTATGGGGAGTTGTGTAGCTGGGGGAGCTTATTTACCTATTATGAGTGATGAAGCTCTAATCGTTGATGGAACGGGGAGTGTATTTCTCGCAGGTAGTTACCTGGTAAAAGCCGCAATTGGCGAATCGGTAGATAATGAAACTCTTGGAGGAGCAACTACTCATACAGAAATTAGTGGCGTTACTGATTACAAGATGAAAGACGATGCCGAGTGCATACAAACCATCAGAGATTTAGTAGATAAGCTTGGGCCATTTGAAACCGCTGGTTTTAATCGTACGGAAGCTAAAGAACCAAAACGACCTGCTTCTGATATCTTCGATATTCTACCGGAGCAGCGCACTTCTCCGTACAATATGTTCGAGTTATTAGATTGTATTATTGATGAGGATAGTTTCACTGAATTCAAAAAAGGTTATGGCCAGTCATTGATTACCGGATATGCCCGAATAGATGGATGGAGTGTAGGAATAGTAGCTAACCAGCGCACTATCAATAAAACTAAGTCGGGGGAGATGCAGATTGGTGGGGTGATATATAGTGATAGCGCTGATAAAGCAGCTCGTTTTATCATGAACTGTAATCAAAAGAGAATCCCGTTAATCTTCTTACAAGATGTAACCGGGTTTATGATTGGTAAGCGCAGTGAACATGGAGGGATCATTAAAGATGGAGCCAAGATGGTAAATGCCATGGCTAATAGTACCGTACCAAAAATTACTATTGTAATTGGTAACAGCTATGGAGCAGGAAATTATGCAATGTGCGGCAGAGCTTATGACCCTAGATTTATGTATGCCTGGCCTACCGCTAATATAGCTGTAATGAGTGGTGCCTCTGCTGCCAAGACCTTACTTCAAATCAAGTTGGCGGCATTGAAAAAGAAAGGAGAAGAGCCTACGGAGGAAGAACAAGCTGAAATGATGAGTGAAGTAACAGAAAACTATAATAAGCAAACGGATGTGCGTTATGCTGCTGCTCGCCTCTGGATTGATGGTATTATTCATCCTTTAAATACACGGGAGAGAATCTCTAAAGCATTAGCTTGTGCAAATCTTAACCCCACTATTCCAGAATATAAAACGGGAGTGATTCAGGTTTAG
- a CDS encoding glycoside hydrolase family 13 protein, translated as MSYSGKFSPFLIMLLSLVVLYSCTNSNNEEVVTAFENPPEWSKEVVWYQIFVERFRNGDPSNDPTAADIVGAYPGMVPEDWAVTPWTHDWYKGDPYFDNLSDIRDFFGNELTYFGQKAQLRRYGGDLQGVLDKMDYLEDLGITAVYFNPLNDAPSLHKYDPRNWHHIDRNFGPTPEEDARMIASEDPTDASTWTWTGADKLFLKVIEEFHKRDIKVIMDFSWNHTGIEFWAWKDILENGVESKYADWYWIDSFDDPNTEENEFEYTGWAGVRSLPEIKETVRQDHSVSVEVFEGDIYSEEVKQHIFDVTKRWLDPNQDGDPSDGVDGFRLDVAAETPLGFWREFRELVRGVNPNTYLLGEIWWRQFPDHLLDPEPVVRGDIFDAPMNYRWYRATRHFFNQSPHKITVSEYVDSLRSFQENLRPQSNYAMMNLTASHDVPRFGTSIYNKNKYKYQAKPDDNPEYKIDKPDEEALETMKLILVQQFTYVGAPQIWAGDEMGMWGADDPSTRKPLIWKDYDFEPETTHPNNLERPTNEVRFNDEWFNVYKKLIQIRKNNPVLISGELEYLTIDDEKEILVYSRYDASNEVIAIFNSSGTDQDLVIPVKNMSTYTDVLYGTELSQTEDQVSIRIPARKSAILAHSN; from the coding sequence ATGTCGTATTCTGGAAAATTTTCCCCGTTTTTAATCATGCTCCTCTCATTGGTTGTATTGTACAGTTGTACAAACTCCAACAACGAAGAAGTTGTAACTGCTTTCGAAAATCCTCCTGAATGGTCTAAAGAGGTAGTCTGGTACCAAATATTCGTAGAAAGATTTAGAAATGGAGATCCAAGTAATGACCCCACCGCTGCGGATATAGTTGGGGCTTATCCAGGAATGGTTCCTGAAGATTGGGCCGTTACTCCCTGGACACACGATTGGTACAAAGGCGATCCTTACTTCGACAACCTTTCAGACATACGAGACTTTTTTGGAAATGAGCTAACCTATTTTGGCCAAAAAGCACAGCTAAGACGGTATGGAGGTGACTTGCAGGGAGTACTGGACAAGATGGATTACCTTGAAGACTTAGGTATTACTGCGGTTTATTTCAATCCACTAAATGATGCTCCTTCGCTTCACAAATATGATCCTCGTAATTGGCATCACATTGATCGAAATTTCGGTCCTACTCCAGAAGAAGATGCCCGAATGATTGCCAGTGAAGATCCAACTGATGCCTCTACCTGGACATGGACTGGTGCTGACAAGCTTTTTTTAAAAGTAATAGAAGAGTTTCATAAGCGAGATATTAAAGTGATTATGGACTTTTCCTGGAATCATACCGGTATAGAGTTTTGGGCCTGGAAGGATATTTTGGAAAACGGGGTAGAATCTAAATATGCAGATTGGTATTGGATAGATTCTTTTGACGATCCAAATACAGAAGAAAACGAGTTTGAGTATACCGGATGGGCAGGGGTAAGATCTTTACCTGAGATCAAAGAAACCGTTCGTCAGGATCATAGTGTATCCGTTGAAGTGTTTGAAGGTGATATTTATAGTGAAGAAGTAAAGCAACACATATTTGATGTCACCAAAAGGTGGTTAGACCCTAATCAAGATGGCGACCCTTCTGATGGAGTTGATGGATTTCGTCTTGATGTAGCTGCTGAAACTCCATTAGGATTTTGGAGAGAGTTTAGAGAATTAGTTCGTGGAGTGAACCCTAATACCTATTTGCTGGGAGAAATTTGGTGGAGGCAGTTTCCCGATCACCTACTAGATCCAGAACCAGTAGTTCGCGGTGATATTTTTGATGCTCCAATGAATTACCGATGGTATCGGGCAACGCGTCATTTCTTCAACCAGTCTCCACATAAAATAACTGTCTCTGAATACGTAGATAGTTTGAGGTCATTCCAGGAAAACTTACGGCCACAAAGTAATTACGCTATGATGAATCTAACAGCAAGTCATGACGTTCCTCGTTTTGGCACATCCATATACAATAAAAATAAGTATAAGTATCAGGCAAAGCCCGACGATAATCCGGAGTATAAAATTGATAAACCAGATGAAGAAGCTCTCGAAACAATGAAACTTATTCTAGTTCAGCAATTCACCTACGTAGGTGCTCCTCAAATCTGGGCTGGAGATGAAATGGGTATGTGGGGCGCTGATGATCCTTCTACAAGAAAACCCCTCATTTGGAAAGATTATGACTTTGAACCAGAAACCACTCATCCGAATAATCTGGAAAGACCTACTAATGAAGTCCGGTTTAATGATGAATGGTTTAATGTTTATAAAAAACTCATTCAAATCAGAAAAAATAATCCAGTTCTAATTAGCGGTGAATTGGAGTACTTAACTATAGATGACGAAAAAGAGATTCTTGTTTACAGTAGATATGATGCTTCAAATGAAGTAATAGCTATATTTAATAGCAGTGGTACCGATCAAGATCTGGTTATCCCTGTGAAAAATATGTCTACTTATACTGATGTCCTCTACGGAACAGAATTATCACAAACCGAAGATCAGGTATCAATTCGTATCCCGGCTCGGAAATCTGCAATTCTGGCTCATAGTAATTAA
- a CDS encoding class I SAM-dependent methyltransferase, whose product MSELKENYTFLAALYDVLMEDVDYESWADFIDEIIQTHHPEAVDLLEMACGTGSLSLSLGELECYNILASDKSVKMIEIARKKPKDFNSTVDFITLDFLDIDVDQSFDCIFTVFDSVNYLMNAEQIKKFLIGASKKLNGNGLLIFDFSTPKNSLESVDYLNENEGDNGRFRFFRKSAYDPKQKIHRNEFEIEEIDIKTGNILQTVQEIHEQRAYSLDQMLSIVEQTPYHLVAKYDGFDLIDANENSARVTMVLQC is encoded by the coding sequence ATGTCTGAGTTAAAAGAGAATTATACCTTTCTGGCAGCTTTGTATGATGTACTGATGGAGGATGTAGATTATGAATCCTGGGCTGATTTTATCGACGAAATTATTCAAACGCATCATCCCGAAGCTGTAGATCTTTTGGAAATGGCTTGCGGTACGGGTTCCCTCTCTCTTTCATTAGGTGAACTGGAATGCTACAACATCCTTGCTAGCGACAAATCAGTAAAGATGATTGAGATTGCCAGGAAGAAACCAAAAGACTTTAATAGCACCGTTGATTTTATAACCCTGGACTTTCTTGATATCGATGTTGATCAATCTTTTGATTGTATTTTCACCGTTTTTGATAGTGTGAATTATCTCATGAATGCTGAGCAAATAAAGAAATTTCTTATTGGAGCAAGTAAAAAGCTTAATGGAAACGGACTGTTAATCTTTGACTTTTCAACTCCAAAAAATTCACTGGAATCGGTTGATTACTTAAATGAAAATGAAGGTGATAATGGTAGGTTTAGATTCTTCAGGAAAAGTGCCTATGATCCTAAACAGAAAATCCATCGAAATGAATTTGAAATTGAAGAAATAGATATTAAAACAGGAAACATACTTCAAACGGTTCAGGAAATTCATGAGCAAAGGGCATATTCATTAGATCAAATGCTGTCAATTGTGGAACAAACACCCTATCATCTTGTAGCAAAATACGATGGCTTTGATTTGATTGACGCCAATGAAAACAGTGCACGAGTAACGATGGTACTTCAATGTTAG
- a CDS encoding cupin domain-containing protein, which translates to MKTKLFLFILSLSLCYVNPSFAQQADSVVVEILEKSSQSWDGTYLPNYPSGQPEITIARITLPPKYKLPVHKHPIPLGGIVLEGSITVTREDGVKKVFNAGDAVIELVNTWHYGMNEGDTPTVLLAFYVGTKDKPITINQ; encoded by the coding sequence ATGAAAACCAAGTTATTCCTATTCATACTATCACTTAGTCTTTGTTATGTTAATCCTTCATTCGCACAACAAGCTGATTCCGTAGTTGTTGAAATTTTAGAAAAAAGCAGTCAAAGCTGGGATGGAACCTATCTACCAAATTATCCATCAGGTCAACCTGAAATAACTATTGCTAGAATTACCCTTCCACCAAAGTATAAATTACCAGTTCATAAGCACCCTATTCCACTAGGAGGTATTGTATTGGAAGGCTCCATCACCGTAACACGTGAAGATGGAGTTAAAAAAGTATTTAATGCCGGAGATGCCGTAATAGAATTGGTTAATACCTGGCATTATGGGATGAATGAGGGAGACACTCCAACTGTTTTGCTGGCTTTTTATGTAGGTACAAAGGATAAGCCCATTACCATCAATCAATAA